A section of the Streptomyces sp. NBC_01363 genome encodes:
- a CDS encoding DEAD/DEAH box helicase — MERTLDPEVLASALGEYRVGGVLPSAQDLLAAMTELEVAAFRGEREIEDETLATAWYLHGLAALAPETPGYDAVRVRRAFAASAHLMDLALGDERRPEAERLQIAFAAQAGYRRSEQDPNATAVYRQVRALVDITGELRGHIGTLAAEAGVVFLSFDRPELGRALRAWRRQLRGLRAVMRRESLAGTMYGPAEAVVEAVFHLYQFLGFGEERDLLAAQRLLRDVMTQMAGRGDRLARWVAAHLFQLSGEMAASSLYQLLPPGTPPEVARSFALSKPPVMTLWPPQRQLLKLERGNPLDPATSRSLISVPTSAGKTLMAQLVICSHLAQRPGRVVYVSPMRSLGREMRGTLRGRLRVLGRRLAAEQPEFPLGPWTSSAEPDGGDVEIVTPERLMHMIRNNPGEALAEVGLVVVDEAHHLGQGRRGFVLESLLTLLQARSDIRLVLLSAAVGNKGDIASWLDPHRPEREVYFTDTWRGPRRMHGLMYPNLMTEQAELTERRPTAKHASPGLATVPVETLLDVRPTASSAIARLTTGEVGTRRFAGTAGRWTARTRLPGGIADYQVFAAGAAELTANGSVLMVVGTRRAARDAALAIAERLPERPEAAALTDYLADTLGAEHPLVRCTLHGVAYHHGALPEDVLHAVEGALRRDELLAIASTSTLTDGVNLPVRTVIVHHKVDGDPLTYDGQRALSPAELLNAIGRAGRAGRESEGWIFLTRPYPPRPAEFDSLNPDPEQLRVVSALLTDEALTALADAEDTLRQDADGVFALADDIAADFASFVWLVLQLHASSPAPHGNPIDALDAIPVI; from the coding sequence GTGGAGCGCACTCTAGACCCGGAGGTGCTCGCGTCCGCGCTCGGCGAGTACCGGGTGGGCGGGGTGCTGCCCAGCGCACAGGACCTGCTGGCGGCGATGACCGAGCTAGAGGTCGCGGCCTTCCGCGGTGAGCGGGAGATCGAGGACGAGACCCTCGCCACGGCGTGGTACCTGCACGGGCTCGCCGCGCTCGCCCCGGAGACTCCTGGCTACGACGCGGTGCGGGTGCGGCGAGCCTTCGCCGCAAGCGCGCACCTGATGGACCTCGCCCTGGGCGACGAACGCCGCCCCGAGGCTGAGCGGCTCCAGATCGCCTTCGCCGCCCAAGCCGGGTACCGGCGCAGCGAGCAAGACCCGAACGCCACCGCCGTCTACCGGCAGGTTCGCGCTCTCGTCGACATCACCGGTGAACTGCGTGGGCACATCGGCACCCTGGCGGCGGAGGCCGGCGTCGTCTTCCTCAGCTTCGACCGCCCGGAGCTGGGCCGGGCGCTGCGTGCGTGGCGGCGGCAGCTGCGCGGCCTGCGGGCGGTGATGCGCCGCGAGTCCCTGGCGGGGACGATGTACGGGCCCGCAGAGGCCGTCGTGGAGGCCGTTTTCCACCTGTACCAGTTCCTGGGGTTTGGCGAGGAGCGGGATCTGTTGGCGGCGCAGCGGCTGCTGCGGGACGTGATGACGCAGATGGCTGGCCGAGGCGATCGGCTGGCGCGGTGGGTTGCCGCGCACCTGTTCCAGCTAAGCGGGGAGATGGCGGCAAGCAGTCTGTACCAGCTGCTCCCCCCGGGAACTCCCCCGGAAGTGGCGCGGAGCTTTGCGCTGTCGAAGCCGCCGGTGATGACGCTCTGGCCGCCGCAGCGCCAGCTCCTGAAGCTCGAGCGTGGCAACCCGCTCGACCCGGCGACGTCACGAAGCCTGATCAGCGTGCCGACCAGCGCGGGCAAGACGCTGATGGCCCAGCTGGTGATCTGCTCGCACCTGGCGCAGCGCCCCGGGCGCGTGGTGTATGTGTCGCCGATGCGCAGCCTGGGGCGGGAGATGCGCGGAACGCTGCGGGGCCGGCTGCGGGTGCTAGGGCGGCGCCTGGCCGCAGAGCAACCGGAGTTCCCGCTGGGCCCCTGGACCTCCTCGGCCGAGCCAGACGGCGGGGACGTGGAGATCGTGACCCCCGAGCGGCTCATGCACATGATCCGCAACAACCCCGGCGAAGCACTGGCGGAGGTCGGGCTGGTCGTCGTCGACGAGGCCCACCACCTGGGCCAGGGGCGGCGCGGCTTCGTGCTGGAGAGCCTGCTCACGCTGCTGCAGGCCCGCAGCGACATCCGACTCGTGCTGCTGTCCGCGGCGGTCGGCAACAAGGGTGACATCGCCTCGTGGCTCGACCCGCATCGCCCCGAACGGGAGGTCTACTTCACCGACACCTGGCGTGGCCCGCGCCGGATGCACGGGCTCATGTATCCGAACCTCATGACGGAGCAGGCCGAGCTGACGGAGCGGCGGCCGACGGCGAAGCATGCCTCGCCAGGGCTCGCCACCGTGCCCGTCGAGACCCTCCTCGATGTCCGGCCGACCGCCTCCTCCGCCATTGCCCGGCTGACTACCGGCGAGGTGGGCACGCGGCGCTTCGCCGGCACCGCAGGCCGGTGGACCGCGCGGACCCGTCTGCCAGGCGGGATCGCCGACTACCAGGTCTTCGCCGCCGGCGCCGCGGAACTCACCGCGAACGGCAGCGTGCTCATGGTTGTCGGCACCCGGCGGGCAGCCCGTGACGCGGCACTCGCCATCGCCGAGCGCCTCCCCGAGCGGCCCGAGGCCGCGGCCCTGACCGACTACCTCGCCGACACCCTCGGCGCGGAGCACCCGCTGGTGCGCTGCACCCTGCACGGCGTCGCCTACCACCACGGAGCCCTGCCCGAGGACGTCCTCCACGCTGTCGAGGGCGCGCTGCGCCGCGACGAGCTCCTGGCGATCGCCAGCACCAGTACCCTCACCGACGGCGTCAACCTGCCCGTGCGCACCGTCATCGTCCACCACAAGGTCGACGGCGACCCGCTCACCTACGACGGCCAGCGCGCTCTGTCCCCCGCCGAACTCCTCAACGCCATCGGCCGCGCCGGGCGGGCCGGCCGCGAAAGCGAGGGATGGATCTTCCTGACCCGCCCCTACCCGCCCCGCCCCGCCGAGTTCGACTCCCTCAACCCCGACCCGGAGCAGTTGCGCGTCGTCTCCGCGCTGCTGACCGACGAGGCCCTGACCGCACTCGCCGACGCCGAGGACACCCTGCGACAGGACGCTGACGGAGTCTTCGCGCTAGCGGACGATATCGCCGCAGACTTCGCCTCGTTCGTCTGGCTCGTCCTGCAGCTCCACGCTTCCTCGCCAGCGCCGCACGGCAATCCCATCGACGCCCTAGACGCAATACCGGTGATTTAG